One stretch of Sphingomonas sp. HF-S4 DNA includes these proteins:
- the purH gene encoding bifunctional phosphoribosylaminoimidazolecarboxamide formyltransferase/IMP cyclohydrolase, which produces MDQVSIKRALLSVSDKTGIVELGQALAAQGVDLVSTGGTAKALRDAGLPVRDISDLTGFPEMMDGRVKTLHPKVHGGLLAVRDNPEHVASMDEHEIGAIDLVVVNLYPFAQTVARGAARDEIIENIDIGGPSMVRSAAKNHDSVAILTDPADYPLVYGGSTNFEQRKKFAAKAYAATAAYDSAIAGWFAHVDQGERFPESVAVPMIKQAELRYGENPHQIAALYTQSAGGVNGVAQARQIQGKELSYNNYNDADAALELVSEFRDGPPTVVIVKHANPCGVATGETLVEAYEAAFACDTVSAFGGIIAVNRPLDGPTAEAISGIFTEVVAAPDADEAARAVFARKKNLRLLLTGDLPDPARRGRVMKSIAGGFLIQSRDSGIVTDADLKVVTKRAPSEQELADCRFAWTVAKHVKSNAIVYAKGGSTAGVGAGQMNRLESARIAAWKAKDAAEKAGWAQPRTIGSAVASDAFFPFADGLLAAVEAGATAVIQPGGSIRDDEVIAAADEAGLAMVFTGMRHFRH; this is translated from the coding sequence ATGGATCAGGTCAGCATCAAGCGCGCGCTTCTCTCGGTCTCGGACAAGACCGGCATCGTCGAACTCGGCCAGGCGCTCGCCGCGCAGGGCGTCGATCTCGTCTCGACCGGCGGCACCGCCAAGGCGCTGCGCGACGCGGGCCTTCCGGTCCGCGACATCTCGGACCTCACCGGTTTTCCCGAGATGATGGACGGCCGCGTCAAGACGCTGCACCCCAAGGTGCATGGCGGGCTGCTCGCGGTGCGCGACAATCCCGAGCATGTCGCTTCGATGGACGAACACGAAATCGGCGCGATCGATCTCGTGGTGGTGAACCTCTATCCCTTCGCGCAGACCGTGGCGCGCGGCGCGGCGCGCGACGAGATCATCGAGAATATCGATATCGGCGGCCCGTCGATGGTCCGCTCCGCCGCGAAGAACCACGACTCGGTCGCGATCCTCACCGATCCGGCCGACTATCCGCTGGTCTATGGCGGCAGCACCAATTTCGAGCAGCGCAAGAAGTTCGCCGCGAAAGCCTATGCCGCGACCGCTGCCTATGATTCGGCAATCGCCGGCTGGTTCGCGCATGTCGATCAGGGAGAACGCTTCCCTGAAAGCGTCGCGGTGCCGATGATCAAGCAGGCCGAGCTCCGCTATGGCGAGAACCCGCACCAGATCGCCGCGCTCTACACCCAGTCCGCCGGCGGCGTGAACGGGGTCGCCCAGGCGCGGCAGATCCAGGGCAAGGAGCTTTCGTACAACAACTATAACGACGCCGACGCCGCGCTCGAACTGGTCAGCGAATTCCGCGACGGCCCGCCGACCGTGGTGATCGTCAAGCACGCCAATCCTTGCGGCGTCGCCACCGGCGAGACGCTGGTCGAGGCCTATGAAGCGGCGTTCGCCTGCGACACCGTCTCGGCATTCGGCGGGATCATCGCCGTCAATCGCCCGCTCGACGGCCCGACTGCCGAGGCGATCTCCGGCATCTTCACCGAAGTCGTCGCTGCGCCCGATGCCGACGAAGCGGCGCGCGCGGTGTTCGCCCGGAAAAAGAATCTCCGCCTCCTGCTGACCGGCGACCTGCCCGATCCGGCGCGCCGCGGCCGCGTGATGAAGTCGATCGCCGGGGGATTCCTCATCCAGTCGCGCGACAGCGGCATCGTCACCGATGCCGACTTGAAGGTCGTCACCAAGCGCGCGCCGAGCGAGCAGGAACTCGCCGACTGCCGTTTCGCCTGGACCGTCGCCAAGCACGTCAAGTCGAACGCGATCGTCTATGCCAAGGGTGGCAGCACTGCCGGCGTCGGCGCCGGGCAGATGAACCGCCTCGAATCGGCGCGCATCGCCGCGTGGAAGGCCAAGGATGCGGCGGAGAAAGCGGGCTGGGCGCAGCCGCGCACGATCGGCAGCGCCGTAGCCTCGGACGCCTTCTTCCCCTTCGCCGATGGCCTGCTCGCCGCAGTCGAGGCGGGCGCCACTGCGGTAATCCAGCCGGGCGGTTCGATCCGCGACGACGAAGTCATCGCCGCCGCCGACGAAGCCGGGCTCGCGATGGTGTTCACCGGGATGCGCCATTTCCGGCACTGA
- a CDS encoding YciI-like protein, which yields MAHHLLFYELASDYLERRPGFRDAHLALAWAASERGELLLGGAVGDPVESALLLFTHADAARAFAEADPYVIEGLVAHWHVQPWNTVVGAEAANPVRPG from the coding sequence GTGGCGCATCACCTGCTCTTCTATGAACTCGCCTCCGACTATCTCGAGCGCCGCCCCGGCTTTCGCGACGCGCATCTCGCGCTAGCCTGGGCGGCCTCCGAGCGCGGCGAATTGCTGCTCGGCGGCGCGGTCGGCGATCCGGTCGAATCGGCGCTGCTGCTGTTCACCCATGCCGATGCCGCACGCGCTTTCGCCGAGGCCGATCCCTATGTGATTGAAGGGCTGGTCGCGCATTGGCACGTCCAGCCCTGGAACACTGTTGTCGGCGCGGAAGCGGCGAACCCGGTGCGGCCGGGCTAG
- a CDS encoding dihydrolipoamide acetyltransferase family protein has protein sequence MARFTFRLPDIGEGIAEAEIVAWHVKVGERVEEDQQVADMMTDKATVEMESPVSGVVLELAGDVGDQVAIGSALMVVETDDAGEAPVSEEVEEQVEAENPGVEEVVEPSPIAPLPLAGGAGGGPVTTATSEETSPPPTPPASGRGEEKHVLASPAVRARAKDLGIDLASVKPAEGDRLRHADLDAYLRYGQGQGYHAPHASRARVDEPVKVIGMRRRIAENMAASKRAIPHFTYVDEIDVTALEAMRADLNTNRGNRPKLTMLPFLIVAICRAIPDFPMLNARYDDEAGVVTRHGSVHLGMAAQTDAGLMVPVIRDAQDRNVWQLATEITRLAEAARTGKAKSEELSGSTLTVTSLGPLGGIATTPVINRPEVAIIGPNKIVERPVFHGDDIVRAKLMNLSISCDHRVVDGHDAASFVQAVRKLLETPVLLFAD, from the coding sequence ATGGCCCGCTTCACTTTCCGCCTGCCGGACATCGGCGAAGGCATCGCCGAGGCCGAGATCGTCGCCTGGCACGTCAAGGTTGGCGAGCGCGTCGAGGAAGACCAGCAGGTCGCCGACATGATGACCGACAAGGCCACCGTCGAGATGGAATCGCCGGTGTCGGGCGTGGTTCTCGAACTCGCCGGCGACGTCGGCGACCAGGTTGCGATCGGCTCGGCGCTGATGGTGGTCGAGACCGACGACGCAGGCGAAGCGCCGGTTTCGGAGGAAGTCGAGGAACAGGTCGAAGCCGAGAATCCAGGGGTGGAGGAGGTGGTTGAACCCTCCCCAATCGCTCCCCTTCCGCTTGCGGGAGGGGCTGGGGGAGGGCCTGTTACGACCGCTACCTCCGAAGAGACATCCCCTCCCCCGACCCCTCCCGCAAGCGGAAGGGGAGAAGAGAAGCACGTCCTCGCCTCGCCCGCAGTCCGCGCCCGCGCCAAGGATCTCGGCATCGACCTCGCCAGCGTGAAGCCCGCCGAGGGCGACCGCCTCCGCCACGCCGACCTCGACGCGTATCTCCGCTACGGCCAGGGGCAGGGCTATCACGCGCCGCACGCCAGCCGCGCCCGCGTGGACGAGCCGGTGAAAGTGATCGGCATGCGCCGCCGCATCGCCGAGAACATGGCTGCGTCGAAGCGCGCGATCCCGCATTTCACCTATGTCGACGAGATCGACGTCACCGCGCTCGAAGCGATGCGGGCCGACTTGAACACCAATCGCGGCAACCGCCCCAAGCTGACGATGCTGCCCTTCCTGATCGTCGCGATCTGCCGGGCGATCCCCGACTTCCCGATGCTCAACGCGCGCTACGATGACGAGGCCGGCGTGGTCACCCGCCACGGCAGCGTGCATCTCGGCATGGCAGCGCAGACCGACGCGGGGCTGATGGTCCCGGTGATCCGCGACGCGCAGGATCGCAACGTCTGGCAGCTCGCCACCGAGATCACGCGCCTCGCCGAGGCGGCGCGCACCGGCAAGGCGAAGAGCGAGGAGCTCAGTGGCTCGACCCTTACCGTCACCTCGCTCGGGCCACTCGGCGGGATCGCGACGACGCCGGTGATCAACCGCCCCGAAGTCGCGATCATCGGCCCAAACAAGATCGTCGAGCGCCCGGTGTTCCACGGCGACGATATCGTCCGCGCCAAGCTGATGAACCTGTCGATCAGCTGCGACCACCGCGTCGTCGATGGCCATGACGCGGCGAGCTTCGTCCAGGCGGTGCGCAAGCTGCTCGAGACCCCGGTGCTGCTGTTCGCCGATTGA
- the rarD gene encoding EamA family transporter RarD → MRSSSQPGAAGLVFGIGSYTIWGLLPLYIHLLKGVPALQVLAHRVLWSLLLVAVLILVLRRAKGIVAAARGRTLLLLMASALTIGVNWIVYIWAVQNGHVLEASLGYFITPLVNVALGFGFLGERLRRLQSVAIAIAAAGVVVLAVSGGGALWISLLLALSFGLYGLIRKVAAIDALGGLSVETLLLAPFSIALLLYASQTGTNAFGQSARLDWLLVFAGVVTALPLLLFAAAARRLPLATLGLLQYIAPTLQFAEAVLVFGEPVRAVHIITFTLIWTGCALYAFDSIRTARAPKVQPTG, encoded by the coding sequence ATGCGCAGTTCGTCCCAGCCCGGTGCCGCGGGTCTCGTCTTCGGCATCGGTTCCTACACGATCTGGGGCCTGCTGCCGCTCTACATCCATCTGCTCAAGGGCGTGCCGGCGCTCCAGGTGCTCGCGCACCGCGTGCTGTGGTCGCTGCTGCTGGTCGCGGTGCTCATCCTAGTCCTCCGGCGCGCGAAGGGGATCGTCGCCGCCGCGCGGGGCCGCACGCTGCTGCTCCTCATGGCGAGCGCACTGACGATCGGCGTCAACTGGATCGTCTATATCTGGGCGGTCCAGAACGGCCATGTGCTCGAGGCGAGCCTGGGCTATTTCATCACCCCGCTGGTGAATGTCGCGTTGGGCTTCGGCTTTCTCGGCGAGCGTCTGCGGCGGCTGCAGAGCGTAGCGATCGCGATTGCGGCGGCGGGCGTGGTGGTGCTCGCCGTGAGCGGCGGCGGCGCGCTGTGGATCTCGTTGCTGCTCGCGCTGAGCTTCGGGCTGTACGGCCTGATCCGCAAGGTCGCGGCGATCGACGCGCTTGGCGGGTTGAGCGTCGAGACGCTGCTGCTTGCGCCGTTCAGCATCGCCCTGCTGCTCTATGCCAGCCAGACGGGCACCAACGCGTTCGGCCAGTCGGCGCGTCTGGATTGGCTGCTCGTCTTCGCCGGCGTGGTGACCGCGCTGCCGCTGCTGCTGTTCGCCGCGGCCGCGCGCCGCCTGCCCCTCGCGACCCTGGGGCTGCTCCAATATATCGCCCCTACGCTCCAGTTCGCCGAGGCCGTTTTGGTGTTCGGCGAACCGGTCCGTGCCGTTCACATCATTACCTTCACGCTGATCTGGACCGGCTGCGCGCTCTACGCTTTCGACAGCATCCGCACGGCGCGGGCGCCGAAAGTTCAACCAACTGGTTGA
- a CDS encoding ribbon-helix-helix domain-containing protein, with translation MNPRLPEDLEAWAETRVSEGAYASTHEYIGDLVRRDREAEEARRRLKAAIEIGRASGISNRTIDDIIQASREQD, from the coding sequence ATGAACCCGCGCCTTCCCGAGGATCTCGAAGCCTGGGCCGAGACGCGCGTTTCGGAAGGTGCATATGCCAGCACCCATGAGTATATCGGCGATCTGGTTCGCCGCGATCGCGAAGCTGAGGAAGCCCGCCGCCGCCTGAAGGCTGCGATCGAGATCGGCAGGGCATCGGGTATCAGCAACCGTACGATCGACGACATCATTCAGGCGTCTCGCGAGCAAGACTGA
- a CDS encoding type II toxin-antitoxin system RelE/ParE family toxin, whose amino-acid sequence MRVTLSEAADADIAEILSYSIASHGRAAAEIYVGGIKRASELLIDHPAAGVAHPDIDPLVRSLPYRAHRLYYQIEPERILVLRVLHRSMDAARWLNE is encoded by the coding sequence GTGCGGGTAACGCTCAGCGAGGCCGCCGACGCCGACATCGCTGAGATACTTTCCTATAGCATCGCCAGCCACGGCCGAGCCGCCGCCGAAATCTACGTGGGCGGAATCAAGCGAGCGTCCGAGCTGTTGATTGATCACCCGGCCGCCGGCGTGGCCCATCCGGATATCGATCCGTTGGTCCGGTCACTCCCCTATCGCGCGCATCGGCTGTACTACCAGATCGAGCCCGAGCGAATTCTCGTCCTCCGCGTGCTCCACCGCTCGATGGACGCGGCAAGATGGCTCAACGAATAG
- a CDS encoding 3-methyl-2-oxobutanoate dehydrogenase (2-methylpropanoyl-transferring) subunit alpha, whose translation MDAPRANLPPLSLHVPEPRFRPGDEADFSAVEVPPAGSARRPDTAAPADSFHELAYTLVRVLDDSGQAVGPWNPRLDPEALRKMLRAMALVRAFDERMFRAQRQGKTSFYMKSTGEEAVSVAAAMALASDDMCFPSYRQQGILITRGYPLVTMMNQIYSNAADPLQGRQLPIMYSSKEYGFFSISGNLTTQYPQAVGWAMASAAKGDTRIAATWCGEGSTAEGDFHSAMIFATVYRAPVIMNVVNNQWAISSFSGFAGAEATTFAARAIGYGIAGLRVDGNDALAVYAATQWAAERARTNQGPTLIEHFTYRAEGHSTSDDPTAYRSAGEPNAWPLGDPIRRLKDHLIALGEWDEERQTAQDRELAEIVKAAQKEAEKNGILGHGMHQPFDSMFEGVFETIPWHLKEQQQQMLDEQKAAGL comes from the coding sequence ATGGACGCTCCGCGCGCCAATTTGCCGCCGCTCTCGCTGCACGTGCCGGAACCCCGGTTCCGCCCCGGCGACGAGGCCGATTTCAGCGCCGTCGAGGTGCCCCCGGCGGGCTCGGCGCGACGGCCCGATACCGCCGCCCCGGCCGACAGCTTCCACGAACTCGCCTACACGCTGGTGCGCGTGCTCGACGATTCGGGCCAGGCGGTCGGCCCGTGGAACCCGCGGCTCGATCCGGAGGCGCTGCGCAAGATGCTCCGCGCGATGGCGTTGGTCCGCGCGTTCGACGAGCGCATGTTCCGCGCCCAGCGCCAGGGCAAGACCAGCTTCTACATGAAGTCGACCGGCGAAGAGGCCGTCTCGGTCGCCGCCGCGATGGCGCTCGCCAGCGACGACATGTGCTTCCCCTCCTATCGCCAGCAGGGCATCCTGATCACGCGCGGCTATCCGCTGGTCACGATGATGAACCAGATCTATTCCAACGCCGCCGATCCGCTCCAGGGCCGCCAGCTGCCGATCATGTATTCGTCGAAGGAATACGGCTTCTTCTCGATCTCGGGCAATTTGACGACGCAATATCCCCAGGCGGTCGGCTGGGCGATGGCCAGCGCGGCCAAGGGCGATACGCGCATCGCCGCGACCTGGTGCGGCGAGGGCTCGACCGCGGAGGGCGACTTCCACTCGGCAATGATCTTCGCGACGGTCTACCGGGCACCGGTGATCATGAACGTGGTCAACAACCAATGGGCGATCAGCTCGTTCTCGGGCTTCGCCGGCGCCGAGGCGACGACCTTTGCGGCGCGCGCGATCGGCTATGGCATCGCCGGGCTGCGCGTCGACGGCAACGATGCGCTCGCGGTGTACGCCGCCACGCAGTGGGCGGCCGAGCGCGCGCGGACCAACCAGGGCCCGACGCTGATCGAGCACTTCACCTATCGCGCCGAGGGCCATTCGACCTCCGACGACCCCACCGCCTATCGCAGCGCCGGCGAGCCCAATGCCTGGCCGCTCGGCGATCCGATCCGCCGGCTCAAGGATCACTTGATCGCGCTCGGCGAATGGGACGAGGAGCGCCAGACCGCGCAGGATCGCGAGCTCGCCGAGATCGTCAAGGCCGCGCAGAAGGAAGCCGAGAAGAACGGCATCCTCGGCCACGGCATGCACCAGCCCTTCGATTCGATGTTCGAGGGGGTGTTCGAGACGATCCCCTGGCACCTCAAGGAACAGCAGCAGCAGATGCTCGACGAACAAAAGGCGGCCGGACTGTGA
- a CDS encoding heparinase II/III family protein produces the protein MKDAPPESGADGVEEGKRLIRTGGDRGLSLAERISERFQRLTWGTPLHAMRLKGRHPLKLIAIPDDPFFGDVQRGSALLDGKVRFRGEERAIQALDFAAPDWSPDFGDYLQSFAWLRDLSSVTTRAQGVPIAEEIMRRWLAVHGEKVSEPAWRADLWGRRILFWTAHAPLILSSTDLIYRSSVLHALARGARHLDRGADRLQPGAGRLAAWAGVLVAGLSMPGGDPRRAFGESGMRRALDQSVFEDGGSVTRSPAAQVESIQILTILGEAYAARRIGVPDFIDAARARMVTALLGLSHGDKGLSSWQGSGPIAGDTIEQLAEATGVRTRPLKQAKEWGYQRLSQGQSVLILDAAPPPLARLVEGGCASTLAFELSDGADRLVVNCGGARAAGAQLPAALAEGLRTTAAHSTLVLSNSNSTAIHADGTLGRGVVEVELARHETDTASRIEASHDGYVRRFGFLHRRVVAMSPDGKDVRGEDMLLPADRRKHKAPAVFAIRFHLHPRIQVTPTADGLAAILRTASGHLWQFRCKGGSLEVEDSLWVDGRGRALSSQQLVVTGASPAGGANVSWLFHRAK, from the coding sequence ATGAAGGACGCCCCGCCCGAGTCCGGTGCCGACGGAGTCGAGGAAGGCAAGCGGCTGATCCGCACCGGCGGCGATCGCGGCCTGAGCCTCGCCGAACGTATCTCCGAGCGTTTCCAGCGGCTGACCTGGGGCACCCCGCTCCATGCGATGCGCCTGAAGGGGCGGCACCCGCTCAAGCTGATCGCGATCCCCGACGATCCGTTCTTCGGCGATGTCCAGCGCGGCAGTGCGCTGCTCGACGGCAAGGTCCGCTTCCGCGGTGAAGAGCGTGCGATCCAGGCGCTCGATTTCGCTGCTCCCGATTGGTCGCCCGATTTCGGCGACTATCTCCAGAGCTTCGCCTGGCTGCGCGACCTTTCCAGCGTCACGACGCGCGCCCAGGGCGTGCCGATCGCCGAGGAGATCATGCGGCGCTGGCTCGCGGTGCATGGCGAGAAGGTGTCCGAGCCCGCCTGGCGCGCCGATCTCTGGGGCCGCCGCATCCTGTTCTGGACCGCGCATGCGCCGCTGATCCTCTCGTCGACCGACCTGATCTATCGCTCGAGCGTGCTCCACGCGCTCGCCCGCGGCGCGCGCCACCTCGATCGCGGCGCCGATCGCCTCCAGCCCGGCGCGGGGCGGCTCGCGGCCTGGGCGGGGGTGCTGGTCGCCGGCCTGTCGATGCCCGGCGGCGATCCGCGCCGCGCGTTCGGCGAAAGCGGGATGCGTCGCGCGCTCGACCAGTCGGTGTTCGAGGATGGCGGCAGCGTCACGCGCTCGCCCGCCGCGCAGGTCGAATCGATCCAGATCCTGACCATCCTAGGCGAGGCCTATGCCGCGCGCCGGATCGGCGTGCCCGACTTCATTGACGCCGCACGCGCCCGCATGGTCACCGCGCTGCTCGGACTCAGCCACGGCGACAAGGGGCTGTCGAGCTGGCAGGGTTCAGGCCCGATCGCCGGCGACACGATCGAGCAGTTGGCCGAGGCAACGGGCGTGCGCACCCGTCCGCTCAAACAGGCCAAGGAATGGGGCTATCAGCGGCTGTCGCAGGGGCAGAGCGTGCTTATCCTCGATGCCGCGCCGCCGCCGCTTGCGCGGCTGGTCGAGGGCGGCTGCGCCTCGACGCTGGCGTTCGAGCTTTCGGACGGCGCCGACCGGCTCGTCGTCAATTGCGGCGGCGCGCGGGCTGCCGGCGCCCAGCTCCCGGCAGCGCTTGCTGAGGGCCTGCGTACCACCGCGGCGCATTCGACCCTGGTGCTGAGCAACAGCAATTCGACGGCGATCCATGCCGACGGCACGCTCGGCCGCGGCGTGGTCGAAGTCGAGCTCGCGCGGCACGAGACCGATACCGCCAGCCGGATCGAGGCGAGCCATGATGGCTATGTCCGCCGGTTCGGCTTCCTCCATCGCCGCGTCGTCGCGATGTCGCCCGACGGCAAGGATGTCCGCGGCGAGGACATGCTGCTTCCGGCCGATCGGCGGAAGCACAAGGCGCCGGCGGTGTTCGCGATCCGCTTTCATTTGCATCCGCGGATCCAGGTCACGCCCACTGCCGACGGGCTTGCCGCGATCCTGCGCACAGCCTCGGGGCATCTCTGGCAGTTCCGCTGCAAGGGCGGCAGCCTGGAGGTCGAGGACAGCCTGTGGGTCGACGGGCGCGGCCGGGCGCTCTCCAGCCAGCAACTCGTCGTCACCGGGGCGAGCCCGGCAGGCGGCGCCAATGTCAGCTGGCTGTTCCACCGCGCCAAATAG
- a CDS encoding alpha-ketoacid dehydrogenase subunit beta codes for MNMIQAINSAMDVMMERDPNVVVMGEDVGYFGGVFRATAGLQAKYGKTRAFDTPITEIGIIGVAIGMGAYGLRPVPEIQFADYIYPALDQLVSEAARLRYRSAADFTAPITVRSPYGGGIFGGQTHSQSPEGIFTHVSGIKTVIPSTPYDAKGLLIAAIEDNDPVLFLEPKRIYNGPFHGHYDRPAKTWAGHPASEVPEGHYRVELGKAATVREGEAVTILAYGTMVHVVANTVEELGVDAEIIDLRTLVPLDIEAIEASVKKTGRCMIVHEATRTGGFGAELSALVQERCFYHLEAPIERVTGFDTPYPHSLEWAYFPGPVRIGTALQKLLKD; via the coding sequence ATGAACATGATCCAGGCGATCAATTCGGCCATGGACGTGATGATGGAGCGCGATCCCAACGTCGTCGTGATGGGCGAGGATGTCGGCTATTTCGGCGGCGTGTTCCGCGCCACGGCCGGGCTCCAGGCGAAATACGGCAAGACCCGCGCCTTCGACACCCCGATCACCGAGATCGGCATCATCGGCGTCGCGATCGGCATGGGCGCGTACGGCCTTCGCCCGGTCCCCGAGATCCAGTTCGCCGATTACATCTATCCCGCGCTCGACCAGCTCGTCTCCGAAGCCGCGCGGCTGCGCTATCGCTCGGCGGCGGACTTCACTGCGCCGATCACCGTGCGCTCGCCTTATGGCGGCGGTATCTTCGGGGGCCAGACGCACAGCCAGTCGCCCGAGGGCATCTTCACCCACGTCTCGGGGATCAAGACGGTGATCCCGTCCACCCCCTATGATGCCAAGGGGCTGCTGATCGCCGCGATCGAGGACAACGATCCCGTCCTCTTCCTCGAGCCCAAGCGCATCTATAACGGCCCGTTCCACGGCCATTACGACCGCCCGGCCAAGACCTGGGCGGGGCATCCGGCATCCGAAGTTCCCGAAGGGCATTACCGCGTCGAGCTCGGCAAGGCCGCGACCGTCCGCGAGGGCGAGGCGGTGACGATCCTCGCCTACGGCACGATGGTCCATGTCGTCGCCAACACGGTGGAGGAACTCGGCGTCGATGCCGAGATCATCGACCTGCGCACCCTCGTCCCGCTCGACATCGAGGCGATCGAGGCGTCGGTCAAGAAGACCGGCCGGTGCATGATCGTCCACGAAGCCACCCGCACCGGCGGCTTCGGTGCCGAACTCTCCGCGCTCGTCCAGGAGCGCTGCTTCTACCATCTCGAAGCCCCGATCGAGCGCGTCACCGGCTTCGACACGCCGTACCCCCACAGCCTCGAATGGGCGTATTTCCCCGGCCCGGTGCGCATCGGAACGGCGCTCCAGAAACTCCTGAAGGACTGA
- a CDS encoding alpha/beta hydrolase family protein has translation MNLLLDRRALLKGAAALGGLALLPSGLLAAPAAPETIDLTVGARTTKLTIWRPAAAPRGVVLFSTGFGGWPERYEAIVGAVVADGYAVLAPLHVDSVRYPGNEKFDGRARFFERVADMRATSAHAAKTFPGIPVAVMGHSFGTLIGLGMGGAYANLMPMRDPSVTAVLGFSSPGAVPGLVRPGAYASLGVPTILVTGTKDLVQGFVTDPADHLQPIEQSPAGDKYALVIQDGSHGLIGDAGTGPFTRAQLAARRFLAAYLPPNAAAKTALAQMTVAPGDRYIVREG, from the coding sequence GTGAACCTGCTCCTCGACCGCCGCGCGCTGCTCAAGGGTGCCGCCGCACTGGGTGGCCTCGCGCTGCTCCCCTCCGGGCTGCTCGCCGCCCCCGCCGCGCCCGAGACGATCGACCTCACCGTCGGCGCGCGCACCACCAAGCTGACGATCTGGCGCCCCGCCGCCGCGCCGCGGGGCGTAGTGCTGTTCTCGACGGGGTTCGGCGGCTGGCCCGAGCGCTATGAGGCGATCGTCGGCGCGGTCGTCGCCGACGGCTATGCCGTACTTGCCCCGCTGCATGTCGATTCGGTCCGCTATCCAGGCAACGAAAAGTTCGACGGCCGCGCCCGCTTCTTCGAGCGCGTCGCCGATATGAGGGCGACCAGCGCGCACGCCGCCAAGACTTTCCCCGGCATCCCCGTCGCGGTGATGGGGCACAGCTTCGGCACGCTGATCGGCCTCGGCATGGGTGGCGCCTATGCGAACCTCATGCCGATGCGCGATCCCAGCGTCACGGCGGTGCTCGGCTTCTCGTCGCCCGGTGCGGTCCCCGGGCTGGTCCGTCCCGGCGCCTATGCGTCGCTTGGCGTCCCGACGATACTGGTCACCGGCACCAAGGATCTGGTCCAGGGCTTCGTCACCGATCCCGCCGATCACCTCCAGCCGATCGAGCAGAGCCCGGCGGGCGACAAATATGCGCTGGTCATCCAGGACGGCAGTCACGGGCTGATCGGCGATGCGGGCACCGGGCCCTTCACCCGCGCCCAGCTTGCCGCGCGCCGCTTCCTCGCCGCCTATCTTCCGCCCAACGCCGCCGCCAAGACCGCATTGGCCCAGATGACCGTCGCCCCCGGCGACCGCTACATCGTGCGGGAGGGCTGA
- the rpe gene encoding ribulose-phosphate 3-epimerase: protein MSAVRIAPSILSADFARLGEEIRAIDAAGADWIHVDVMDGHFVPNITIGPAVIKALRPHTAKPFDVHLMIAPVDPLLAAFADAGADTISVHPEASPHLHRTLQTIKALGKRAGVVLNPATPVDVVDHVMDMVDLILVMSVNPGFGGQKFIESQLPKITELRRRIDASGRAIDLEVDGGVDRDTAPRVIAAGADALVAGTATFTGGPDRYAANIAALRGG from the coding sequence ATGTCCGCCGTCCGCATCGCGCCTTCGATCCTTTCCGCCGATTTCGCCCGCCTGGGCGAGGAGATCCGTGCGATCGACGCGGCGGGGGCCGACTGGATCCATGTCGATGTGATGGACGGCCACTTCGTGCCCAACATCACGATCGGGCCCGCCGTCATCAAGGCGCTGCGCCCGCACACCGCCAAGCCGTTCGACGTCCATCTGATGATCGCGCCGGTCGATCCGCTGCTCGCGGCCTTCGCCGATGCCGGTGCGGACACGATTTCGGTCCATCCCGAGGCGAGCCCGCACCTCCATCGCACGCTCCAGACGATCAAGGCGCTCGGCAAGCGCGCCGGGGTGGTGCTGAACCCGGCGACCCCGGTGGACGTTGTCGACCACGTCATGGACATGGTCGATCTGATCCTGGTGATGAGCGTCAATCCCGGCTTTGGCGGGCAGAAGTTCATCGAGAGCCAGCTGCCCAAGATCACCGAGCTGCGCCGGCGGATCGACGCGTCGGGCCGCGCGATCGACCTCGAAGTGGATGGCGGGGTCGATCGCGACACCGCACCGCGCGTGATCGCCGCGGGCGCCGATGCGCTTGTCGCGGGCACCGCCACCTTTACCGGCGGCCCCGATCGCTACGCCGCCAATATCGCCGCGTTAAGGGGCGGATGA